The sequence ATGGGAATCGGGCGCTTCGCCTACACGCCGATCCTGCCGCTGATGACCACACAGGCCGCAATCGCCCCCGCACTGGCAGGCCAACTGGCAACCGCGAACTACGCCGGATACCAGCGCGGTCGTGTTCGTCACCGCCGTCACCTCGATGCTCGACCACCTCGCCGATCATTCACCGCACATGTCGGGATGGGGTTTCGGTGGAGTGCGCATCGGCATCGCTCTCTCCGCGCCGCTGCGTCGCGAATCGGCTAGCCTCGTTCTTCATGACGCGAAGAATCGCCGCCGCGGCGATCGCAGGGACGGTCATCGGATTCG is a genomic window of Mycobacterium sp. ITM-2016-00318 containing:
- a CDS encoding YbfB/YjiJ family MFS transporter, whose protein sequence is MHPHWAHVGRGAAAMGAAMGIGRFAYTPILPLMTTQAAIAPALAGQLATANYAGYQRGRVRHRRHLDARPPRRSFTAHVGMGFRWSAHRHRSLRAAASRIG